A genomic segment from Sesamum indicum cultivar Zhongzhi No. 13 unplaced genomic scaffold, S_indicum_v1.0 scaffold00124, whole genome shotgun sequence encodes:
- the LOC105179106 gene encoding protein yippee-like At4g27745 yields MAEMIGPRLYGCSNCRNHVALHDDIISKAFHGRNGRAFLFSHAMNVTVGPKEDRQLMTGLHTVADVYCGDCHEILGWKYEKAYEETQKYKEGKFILEKSKIVKENW; encoded by the exons ATGGCTGAGATGATTGGTCCAAGATTGTACGGATGCTCCAATTGTAGAAATCATGTTGCACTTCATGATGATATTATCTCTAAAGCATTTCAT GGAAGAAATGGTCGAGCATTTCTATTCTCTCATGCTATGAATGTTACTGTGGGGCCTAAGGAAGATAGGCAGCTAATGACTGGTCTTCATACAGTTGCTGATGTTTATTGTGGTGACTGCCATGAGATATTGGGATGGAAATACGAGAAAGCATATGAGGAAACACAAAAGTATAAGGAAGGGAAATTCATTCTGGAGAAGTCGAAAATTGTGAAGGAAAACTGGTAG